The Anguilla anguilla isolate fAngAng1 chromosome 2, fAngAng1.pri, whole genome shotgun sequence genome contains the following window.
caaaaacaaaaacagattctTAACATGGTGCCCTTTTGCGGcacaagaaacaaaatgacTCCCAGTAATGGTCCTGTATGGCTGCTAGAGAAACATAAGTAAATCAAATGGAGTTCAAATAGTAGATTCTCTGCAACTGGCAACCATCTGTCAAAGAGTTCAGTAAGAAATGTTCTGTAAGGCTTTGAAGGAGGCTCAGTATTTGTTCCCAGTGCTTTTCTCTGTATGGTTCTACTACTCATGTGTCTAGCAGAGGACACTAACTGGCCTGCGATGAAGAAAGGTTCTAATCATTAGTCCTTTTGCCCTTTCTTTGGCCAGTTATGCCCACCCACCCTGTCAACAGGCCCCAGAGGGACTGTCAGTGGTATGTCAAAGAGTTCCAGACTCATCCAAAATACGCAGCGGTCCTAGAATCAAAAGAATTCTGCTGGTTTCTCAAGGCAATGATTTCACAAAGTCTACATCAAATCCATTCAGTTGTCTTATTTGTAGTAAGACAGGCAGTTGGGTAGGAGAGCAACACATAAACATGGCTCCACCTGCCGATGATGGAGGTAACCTGCTGCAAAGGGACAAGAAATCCTGAGCgtacttttggggtgggggggttgttgcTGAGAAATTTTAATCTATAAGTATACTGTATGTCCATGCCAAAGTCCAAATCCTAGCAGTAAATAGAGCAAAGAATTAGTGGAACAGGCAGGATTAGAGAAGTGGAGGTGGAGTAGAGAAGAGGGTATAAGGAGCCAGGGCAGCTGCCTTATTTGTTAGTTGAGGAACTCGGCTGAGAGGCTCCGCGTGCAACGGGCAGAGCGAAACCTTAGCTCATGGTAGCATTGCACAAAGCTGTGGTAGATGAAGGTGATGGGCAGTGCCAGCAGGACGATGCCGCTAACCACGCACACGCCGCCGAGCACCCGGCCGGGCATGGTGATGGGGTACATGTCTCCATAGCCGACGGTCGTCATGGAGATAATAACCCACCAGCAAGCGGCCGGGATGCTGGCGTAGTCCTCATTGCTGGCTTCCAGGTCCAGGCCGTGCTCCAGCAGCTGGGCCAGGGCGCTGAAGATCGCCATGGCAACGCAGACAAAGACCAGTAGCATGACCATCTCGCGGTAGCAGCGCTTCAGCGTCAGGCCCAGCGTCTGCAGGCCCAGGAAGTGGCGGGCCAGCTTGATCAGCCAGAAGATGCGCATCATACGCAGCACGCGCAGGGTGACGCCCGCCCGTTGCAGTTGCGGATTTTCGCCCGTCAACACAGTCATCACCACGGAAACGTAGTAGGGGGTGATGGCCAGCAGGTCGATGATGTTGAGTGGCCGCCGGACAAACTCGCACTTGTCCCTGGACACGATGAAACGGACAATGCACTCCGCCGTGAACCAGCCAATGCACACAGCCTCGATGATCCTGCGAAAGTGCAGCcagggtaggggggggggggggccggggggggacAAAATATACTTCACTAAGAGCAGACATGCATCTCTCAACATATGCATCCTCATTAGTCAGAAGCATAGATAGCAAACCACCTGTGCACCATATACACCATATCTTAACTCAACACCTTCTCTTTCAGAGACAATTGCTTGTGTAGTTGGGAAACCATACCTTACTTACAGTACTTATATTGGCCAGCCCTTGGTAGCCATGCATTTACTTCGCCCTGTAAGAGCTAGACTTTTTTCTGGACACTGAAGAGGTCTCTGGACCTTACGGGGTAAAAACAAAGTGGAAACGTGCTTGCAGTTGCTCAATTCATGGgtttcagtcatgtgactttTTTGTGCCTGCTATTATGGGGAATGAATTAGTGGTCATTGCCCATTGCAAAGGTATGTTAAGTTGTGAGCTGTATCTACTATCTAGTTCTGATTAAACTCTTGACACCACCGAAACATGTTGCTCCAAGCCTGTTGGTCTGGGTCACCATGGCTGTGTTCATTATGAAGGTACAGTAGCTGCCCTGTAATGGAACACAGCCTTTGCTGCTTGCATAAGCAATGTTTAGGTTCACATGTAAAGTAAATCTTTAGTCATTGCTAGttagttaaaaatgttttgttagctagctagctcgctgAGGTAACTTAATTGCAGAACGTACTGCATGAAAACAGCGGTTTGATTTCCTCTTCAAAATTAATATGCTGTCAGTTATATCTAATAGCACTTAGCAGGTTTCCCATGTCTGCTGGAACCTAGCTCTGGGCTCCCATCAAATCATTCCTGAATGTGCCGTGAGGACTATTTCGGGTAAGTTAGCTAGTTATCTATCAAGAATCACGCGCACCATCTGGGATGATTGTTAGAGGATCTCATTCTGTATTGCTGCAAGCCAGTTTCAAATTTCTCTGGTATATGATGAAAGACTAATTCTGTTCATTCTTTCCTTTTCCAATATTACAATCCTATAGCAGATGGAAGGCACTGATGAATTTTGGTCCCCAAAACTACAGTGGTACATCATGTGAAACCCATGAATACATATTTCAGAGCTTTTGGTTAAGGGTTTGAAATTCTCATGAGCAGTGATGACATGCAAAGTTTCTAGTTGGAGCCACAGCCAACGCATGTCACCTgcattaagaaaataaacatgtatgTACGGGAACTCAAAAGGACtcccacctttttaaaaatgttttttttctttccttttctgggTCAAACTTTCAAACTCTCAAACCCTCCCCGTGGAAACTCCAGAGCTTACTGCGTATATGCCCGTCTGCTGATCATCACAGGGATCAAGCAGCTTGAACGTGACTGATGGGACTGGTGGGTAGGTACGAGACCTCTGGCGCTTTACTGAGCACGTGCAAGGGATGGGGGTAGGATGTGTGATACAAGGCCAGGGTGGAGAGTGGACCGCAAGATGGGCAGCATGAGGAGCTGCAGTCTGCCAAAAAATGCCAGAGAGTCCCAGTGCTGGCACCCCTTAGAGACCTGACAGACTAACCCAGTTAAAAATTAGTGACACACACTTCAACAGCGCACACACCACCAAAGCATATGGTGCGTACAGCCTGAGCTACAGGACAGGCATTAGGTTCACGATTCTAAATGTCTAATTGTATTGTTGATTTGATCAAGAGCAATCAAAGTTTTATACCCCTCGGGTACTTTATTCATTAGTGTTATCAGAATCAGTTGTCAGTGTTATTAGAATTAGTATCAGTTATCgacagagaaacagaatatAACCTTCCATTCTGACTTGCTATGTCAGTCAggactgtgtgtgggtgtgtgtgtgtgcctgacaTAAAGAATCCATGCGTATAATGCATGTAATGGGCACCTGGTCCTGTGTGTtaagacacacagactcagcgTTTTTTAACCAACATCCCAGACATTTATGGCTTCATGCTGCACCCCATGACCAAAAACAGacctttctgtgattttcagcTTGCCTCTGTCCAGCCACTCACCAGCCCCAAGTCCTtaggctgtgctgtgattggctgagaggtgCTAAGACCACTCCTACCTGGACCCTGCACACATATCCTCTCTATGGAATATCATTATACCATCACTGTGCCTACCTGCAGCCAGACCACATGGTATTGATGGGGAAGGAACAGGCAGACACATTCAAACaaactgcacagaaatacaTCGATAAGATAGACATACACTATTTAATGAGAGTGCAAATCTGCGTGATTTATGAACACTTTTCACGggttataaattaaaaatgttgaacATTGTCCCACAAAAAAAGTTATGACATTCTTCAAAAGGATGAAGAACACTTCTTTCAAAGTTtagaagaaaacatttttgaaacatCTTTGTATTACTCAAAGTGTCATACACGCTTGAATTACAACAGAAAGTGCTGCACTGAAAATGTTGCTTCAAGAGGATTTAGAGCTCTGTTGTTCTTTATTGTATTTCAGTGGCCAACTCTCAATCAACAGCAGCTGCTGAAATCAACGTAAGGCAACTCATCACTAAAGCTACTGTATGTAAGTTGTCCTTGATAAGAGTATCAAGtaggtcaataaataaataggcttgACAGATAACCTGAAAAATGGGTAAACAACTACtgtttaatgtaataaataaacatattttgcagCTGCTAGTATGTTCTTGCAGCTGTTAGTATGCAAAAATGACAACCAaacaaactgtatttttaaaaatcctgatTCTATTCCCATGAATGTATACATCTATTCATCTACAGTACATATAGACATATTTCACCGAAAACGTTTGAATGATATTATTGCAATATACTAATTTGATTAATTGGTCGACATTAATGCCTcacttcagaaacaaaaataataacaatgaaaaatatgatgaTATAAATGAGATTTCGGGTTTATTGAAGGGGATCTGTGTTCAGCCTGGTTTCATCTATATCATATACGTCacctgtattttgagttatgcTTCACAATGCTTCAGAAGTTGTAGTCTTTGTGGGAATAATCGACATATGTATATTCTCCATTATATAAAGAAAACTAAAATCAAGACATTGTATGCATCCAAAGGTGATTCTGTATTGAAAAGCCAGGGGTCCAGGTCGTAGATTGACGCTTATAATAAATCCTCCGATTGCACTTAAGACTCGGAGGACGAAGTGATTTGATTAAATTACAGCGATGATACAGCGATAACAGCGTTATAGTAAGCTATAATGTTTATTGAAcaggccttgtaacctaaaggttgcaggtaggactctgccgttgtacccttgaaagGTAGgctacttaacctgaacttTTTCAGTACATataaagctgtataaatggatactatgaataaaatacagaaaaatctgggtaagtcgctctggataagaaagTCTgataaatggctgtaatgtaatgatagaTTCGAAACTAAAAACTATTCGGTTCAGCACCTTGTACAGAAATACAGGCGCAAACGACATTGACCATGAACGCAAAATCATAATGCGTTTGTCATGTAGACTGATTGACCATTAAATGGAAGAATATACCTCGAAAATGCACGTGCATGCGCAGAAAATGCAGGTGCACGAGTTATCGCGTGAAAAGCAAATTAAGTCGACACTGctccagaaaaaaattaataaatcaacGTTTCGACCACCACTGGGTCGTTTGATCTCGAGGAAAACCAACGACGAATGCCCAGTGCGGATCAAAATGAGTTTTCTGTGCACTGAGTAAACTTTTTCTGCGAGCAATAATCATAGTATGCTGGCTTTACTTTAAGTTTTCATGTACTTGTACATCCTCTTAAGATCCGGGAATTCCGTTTTGTTCCTCTGAggctggtcttaatctcaagaaccacatATTCTACTATTCTGAAACCCACactcaataaaattaaaaattaaaaaaaaacattcattaaaagtaaaataatactTCGGAAAATCTTTTCgctgcagaatgtttttgtcaCCCAGAACACTTATAAGATAAAATTATACACTTTTGCCAAGTCTCGGGAGGATTTCACCATTTCTAAATCAGGACCATGGGTTTCTTTCCAAAAAGCGTGAAGCCTGACGTTGTTACAGAGGAGCCCCAGAATTAataacatatttcataaatactaTAGACTACTGGTTCCAGTAGACATCCGCCTGGTAGACGATATATCTTCTACATTTCCCGGAATGACTAATTTATCCAGTTCTGGTTATTGATTTCTGTAGGGCTTTGGTGATTTCCCTCTGACTCGGGGGATGATGGTTGCCGAAGCGTGCTTGCATAAAAGGACCACTCGCATATTTGTTCCAGGTCGGCCTAAAGAAATTATTCAGACTTGGGCCTAATTTTcggtaaattaaataatatttattatcaatGCATGCATGATATTGTCTCGAACAAGCGGTCTATTCTTTCTTGTGTCGTTGCGCAGGATTGTTAGAACTGTAAACGGATCTGACAgcccgtgttttttttttcaaaacgtTCACCAAAACGCACAACATTAGTGCGGCAAAAAGactggcaaaataaaataagttgcCTAGCCTGTACCATGTCCCCTCGCAGTTAATCATTTGAAGCACTGCGTTTGGAGACGTAGAATTGTCTGTAGAACTGTTTGTGTGCTGAAAAATAAGGACAAAACAGTTGAGACTTTAACAGAAGCACAGGACAAAATAACATTTGACAGCTGACAACTATACATTAGTGATAATTACTTCCACTCCCATGTAAGTGCAGCCGAACATCCCGAACCCTTGGAACGTTGTGTCACTTAAGgagaattattattaatatcccAACAAGTACCCTACAACGttctctctccttgtctctcaatccatacacacgcacacacacgcgcgtgcacaggtacatcacacacacacacacacacacacacacacacacacacacaattttatcTCTCGCCGTATATTAATGCATTGtattgttttgccatttttaaatcgGAAGGGAGGGGAACACACAAAAGAGAAACTGATAGAAAGAAAGCAAGATCCCGGAGAAGCTCCAAACTCCCTGTGTACCTGTGCTCCTCGGCGCTGTTGTTCTTGGCAGTGTCCCAGTCCGGCAGTGTACTTGCGCACAGTATCACCATGGACATAATCACAAAAATGACGGAAACAGATGCCAGTATCTGTGCGGCCACAGACGACGTGGGCTCCTCGAAAGTTCTCCGCATTCTCTCCAGCCACTTCGCACTGCCGCTCCCAGTGGCAGTTGGGTTATCCAGATCATCATCGTCTCTCAACTCCTGCTCGGTTTTGATGTCCTCCTCCGAAAAGTAGGTGTAAGTGTCGGACATCCTGTCGTCCAGGCGACGCTGACAGCAAAACTCCAGATGCGAGCTCTCAAGTCCCCAGTAGATCATTTCATTGTAGAACGACAGCTCACACATCTGCGGTACGAACCTCAGCTTGCCCGACTTCACGTACAGCATGATGAACACGAAAGCTTCCGAATGTCTGTCAAAGAAAAATTCGTTTCTCTCCCGGTCGTAATCATCACAGACTTCCAACACCTCTTTCTCTGAAGCACAGCTGTGCAACCGGCTGACCCTCCTCAGAGGGAAATCTTTTATTACATCCCTGGGGAAGGCGTATTTTGTGCCTCCCACGTTCAGGATGCAAATACTATTCCCAAACTTCATTTCGGAGCTGTCATGCGTCCTGGACGCCCCCACTGTGACTTGCGTGATTTACgcaaaacagaaagagaggggactCTTGTACATCGACGACCAAATAACCATACCTCTCCAAGTCCAGTTTCAGGTTACCCATGTGTGTTTCCCAAAATGCCGCGTGAGGAGTAACGCAACATTTACAGATCCAAGAGAGGCACTTACCAATCTATACCAGTCTCAAAGCATTCAAATCAGAGTGGCTTTTCCGTTCATACTGTACGTCTGGGTTGTGGCTCTGCTCACTCTTTGTCCAACTCAGCAAGAGAGGGCAGTTCCctccagtgatgtcacacagcaaCACCCCTCCAGACATCACCGTGTTAAGTAGCTCTGCGCTTATCTTTACGCACCTTGGAGAAGGTAATCGTGTGGCATACTTTACAGCATTTTACCCGTTCCATAATGTCCAAAAATGTCTTGCCCTAAATCGTTATAAGCCTagcaagttattttattttatgtgtattaGTGTATAGCCTATACGTATGTAAACAAGGAAGAGCaatccatttacatttaatcaTAATAAATGACACGCCCTCGGTACTTCATTTTGAACAAAgaacacattattttacataataataattttaacgattattattatttaatcccGAACACCTTTATATAATTTATCATATGGTAACTTGAATATGCCTAAAAGTATGCTGCTTTCAGAAAGTTAAACTAAGCACACTACAATTAAATTACGCGCTTCAAGATCTAGCATAACCTAATGGATTATTTGGCATATTTTATAACAGCTGCACGTCTTGAATGGTTTTTAACAAATGTGTAATCACCAATCGATCAAAGCGCACACTTGTAACATAATCAGATATTAAGAGTCACTACaattcttttgaaaatgttttgactaTGTTTCACTATGTGTTTGCCTCATGAGGTATCAGAGAGAAAACACGTTTAACTTCGAGACTAGCAACTACGTTTACGGTCCTAAACCTACGCTGACCAAATCCGAGCTCGTTGTTGCTGGGGTGAGAACTTTCTAACTGCTGTAGCCTATGAGCTGCACGTTTGCTGTTCTGCGCAGAAGTCTGGGGGTAAATAGCTGACATATACGTAAATAGACCCTTGCTGAAATCATCTTCCCGTTGATACAATGCACTCATGCAGTTTCCTGAATCACAGATAGGCTATCGGAGAAAGTTCGGACGACATATGTAAAGGAGACTTCAGGCTATTTTAACTTAACAGTATACTGTCCAGCAACCGGACAATAGTCCAAGATTTATGTTCGGTATTTTCACCCgaccattgatttttttttttgattctcAGTGGTGAAACTCGCAATTTGCGAAAACTGCAATTTGCAAAAATCACAAAAGACATGATCCATTTCGTATTCGTCcaataaaaataacttcaaaataatacaaagcGCCGCTCCCTGGTGGTCTAGTGGTTAGGATTCGGCGCTCTCACCGCCgcggcccgggttcgattcccggtcAGGGAATTTGTGTTTTCTTCGAAATGCAAAAATAGGACGTTGTGACCTACACGTTTGTTTGCGACCGCTCTGCCCCTTCGCGCAGATCATTCCAAGGAGTCGTACCTACAGATGTAGTCAGTGATCGATAAGAGCACATTTGTTTCTAAAGCACTGCCTCTTCCAGTGACATCTAGAATAATGCTGAAAAATGCTGGTACGAATGAATGAGTGGCAAACATTAGAGAGCAGATGGAAGGTCCCTGATACAGAGCTGGGCACTCACAAAATCGCCCGTGTAATTCCCAAAAACCTTAGACGAACAGCAAATACcctatgtgcacgtgtgtatggtGTGACTGGACAGCCTATTTGAAAGTTTACCTTGAAGAATATGACATAACACTCGGTGCAAAAACGACACATCTTTCCAAATCTAACCATTCGTAATAGATGATGTGTGTGTCGCTTACATCACGTAGACAACGTTTTCTCATTAAAAATCCGCTACCGCATAACAAGCAGTATTGCCTGGTAGAATGATAATTTCAAAaaggtctgtgtttgtgtgtgtatgttgcgtGCGTGTGCTGCGTATGCGTGCTTGTGCGTTCGGACGTGCGCGTAAGTGTGTATTCGTCTTCTCCATCCCCTTTCgttcctccacccccaccaggAAACAACCCTGGTTGATCTGAAGGGTTTTCGCGTGCAAGTTGCTTGCTTTTTATTGTACTCTgaatgcagggaggggggcgcatTAAATATCTCCCGCTCAACTCCTGGTTCACCCCCCTCACCAATCAATTTAACGTTGCAGCTAAGTGTATCTTACAGGGATTTGGAACATACATATTTTATcagactatttatttattattatattttagtttatactttgctttgtttttaacacTCCAAGAGGGCAGAAATGGCGGCCAACATGTACCGGGTCGGAGGTATGTCAGTCCTGATTTTTGAATTGAAAGAGTGCCATTACGAAGCGCAGCGAAtagcttgctaactagctaTGCATTTGGATACTGCTGTTTCACCGGTCACCGATGTTAATGCAATGGTTTATAATTAATTGTGCGAACGTGTCTTTTGTTGATTTCGGTGTGCAGCGGAATTTAACTGATGATTTGCGATTAAAATGTGCGCTGGGCCTCAAAACTACAGTAGCTAATGTTAACGTGCTGTGGAGCTATCATTCACCGAAACAGCTGGCTAATGGGTAATCCGTTACCTAAACAACAATATTGAGtagcctgtttatttttttttacgttgtGTTTTTGGTCATTGTTGATATTATTACATGTACCAGTTGTACCTTGTACAACAATCGTTGCGCCCATTTTGTCACTAATCAAATATTTCTCTCCCAATTTCCATATTCTGGCATCTGTGCCATGGCACGGGTTAGCTGGGTAGCTACAACGCCTGGTACGattggctagctagcaagctaacctGTACCTAAGCGATGGCTGCTTGATGTTTAGTCTCACCGTGGTTAGCTAACTACTAAGCTCTTGGGCCTAGAAATTGCCCGGTATGGATTTTTGATTCACATAATCCGAATGTAGTTTTTTCAGGAACGAGTGCCATTCAGAACACACGCGCTGTTTGCAGGATGCACCAAATTTACATCTTGCCTGTTGAGATGAAACTATCCTAGACTAGTTTTTTTAAGCTGCATTAGCTTGCTGGCATCAAACTAGTCAATCATCTCATATATGGCTTTAAAGTGTGCTGTGATTGAAAACCACACGTAACTGCATACAAATCCAGAAACTCACTCACATGCAATCAATAACCGACAATGTTAGTGATGGCTAACTTTGAAATATTgtaaaagatacattttttgcGTGCACTTGGCTACCATTTATTCAGGTATGAAGCTAGCTAACACTTAACTGCTAACGTTAGCGTGTTAGCCAGCCGACCGACAAACCATCCTCTTACAGTAAAGTCACGTGACTGGCTCTGTAATTGTCATCGCGTAAATGTACCTCACCTTTGTTAGTTTGAAACTTGAAGAACTGTTCACTTAAATGTCGTTAGCTGTATAA
Protein-coding sequences here:
- the LOC118220942 gene encoding potassium voltage-gated channel subfamily G member 3-like isoform X1, which encodes MKFGNSICILNVGGTKYAFPRDVIKDFPLRRVSRLHSCASEKEVLEVCDDYDRERNEFFFDRHSEAFVFIMLYVKSGKLRFVPQMCELSFYNEMIYWGLESSHLEFCCQRRLDDRMSDTYTYFSEEDIKTEQELRDDDDLDNPTATGSGSAKWLERMRRTFEEPTSSVAAQILASVSVIFVIMSMVILCASTLPDWDTAKNNSAEEHRIIEAVCIGWFTAECIVRFIVSRDKCEFVRRPLNIIDLLAITPYYVSVVMTVLTGENPQLQRAGVTLRVLRMMRIFWLIKLARHFLGLQTLGLTLKRCYREMVMLLVFVCVAMAIFSALAQLLEHGLDLEASNEDYASIPAACWWVIISMTTVGYGDMYPITMPGRVLGGVCVVSGIVLLALPITFIYHSFVQCYHELRFRSARCTRSLSAEFLN
- the LOC118220942 gene encoding potassium voltage-gated channel subfamily G member 3-like isoform X2 — encoded protein: MLYVKSGKLRFVPQMCELSFYNEMIYWGLESSHLEFCCQRRLDDRMSDTYTYFSEEDIKTEQELRDDDDLDNPTATGSGSAKWLERMRRTFEEPTSSVAAQILASVSVIFVIMSMVILCASTLPDWDTAKNNSAEEHRIIEAVCIGWFTAECIVRFIVSRDKCEFVRRPLNIIDLLAITPYYVSVVMTVLTGENPQLQRAGVTLRVLRMMRIFWLIKLARHFLGLQTLGLTLKRCYREMVMLLVFVCVAMAIFSALAQLLEHGLDLEASNEDYASIPAACWWVIISMTTVGYGDMYPITMPGRVLGGVCVVSGIVLLALPITFIYHSFVQCYHELRFRSARCTRSLSAEFLN